From one Coffea eugenioides isolate CCC68of chromosome 11, Ceug_1.0, whole genome shotgun sequence genomic stretch:
- the LOC113752561 gene encoding uncharacterized protein LOC113752561 — MAYDDVVYLLVEEVDELTTILGKILNIKVLQAKLFIEKVVAVIRVLEMEGPPTLPDQLVEDIAPLALPVGDFARRTKLLITSPLYDEYRMNIRRGWERMLSREVPELVEQIGLNENKLEKFLDESDFYSSWEDLRHNSAFLPCRDAVMDLLQSCRELKDAMNFFSEVGTESAFLCQHLKFLRSFAELCGRSNEWRCRQFVKGIMDVANKALEALECADGDILRSGMSEFVSNVYASAALLTENCIEETAKKFFDGKNGKRLVLLETLEMLHSFTEEIDTACGKLGSEDHQSHNASFGRNGFPSLSVIREKFARGDLPSLPITYYLRAFPLIEGRKRGRVSVRSGIRRPNKQVHYLRASGGKRRRVSNIILELQMNRIESSFDLIEPSLGLVLSNLNSNSNSTSCQSEYQVQGQTLALIRARALELEREQERERELVLVLERKLELVQLELELAIELVQLDHERERQLELELELELELELQLVLELQLERQRELMLKLECQHQLVLKLKLERQRELVLLERRLELVLLERRCQLKLEFELVRQRELVLELEHKRERELELEFESERKLARVRASSSA; from the coding sequence CTACTATCCTAGGCAAAATACTGAATATCAAGGTATTGCAAGCCAAGTTATTTATAGAAAAAGTTGTTGCGGTCATCAgagtattggaaatggaaggaCCCCCAACTTTGCCGGACCAATTAGTAGAAGATATTGCACCTCTTGCATTGCCTGTAGGAGATTTTGCTCGGAGAACTAAGCTACTAATTACTTCACCGTTATATGATGAGTATAGAATGAATATTCGTCGCGGCTGGGAACGAATGCTATCAAGAGAAGTGCCAGAATTAGTAGAACAGATTGGTTTAAATGAGAATAAGCTGGAGAAATTTCTTGATGAATCTGACTTCTACAGCTCCTGGGAAGATTTACGCCACAATTCAGCCTTCCTACCTTGTCGTGACGCGGTGATGGATCTGCTTCAGTCTTGTCGAGAACTCAAAGACGCCATGAACTTTTTCAGTGAAGTGGGGACTGAATCAGCTTTTCTCTGCCAACATCTAAAGTTCTTGCGGAGCTTTGCTGAGCTGTGCGGGCGTTCCAATGAATGGCGTTGTCGCCAATTTGTGAAAGGCATCATGGATGTTGCTAACAAAGCTCTTGAAGCGCTGGAATGTGCAGATGGAGATATTCTTAGGTCAGGGATGTCGGAATTTGTATCAAATGTATATGCTTCAGCTGCGCTTCTAACGGAAAATTGTATTGAGGAGACGgccaagaaattttttgatgGGAAAAATGGCAAGCGATTGGTTTTGTTGGAGACTTTAGAAATGCTTCATTCCTTCACGGAAGAGATTGATACTGCTTGTGGGAAACTTGGCAGCGAAGATCATCAATCGCATAACGCTTCATTTGGAAGAAATGGTTTTCCTTCACTGTCTGTGATTCGTGAGAAGTTTGCTAGAGGAGATCTTCCTTCACTGCCGATCACGTATTATCTACGTGCTTTTCCTTTAAttgaaggaagaaaaagagggaGAGTTAGTGTTAGGTCTGGTATCAGGCGACCTAACAAACAGGTTCATTATCTGCGTGCTtctggaggaaaaagaagaagagtatCTAATATCATACTAGAGCTGCAAATGAATCGAATTGAATCGAGTTTTGatctaatcgagccgagtctcggCCTAGTTTTATCAAACTTGAACTCGAATTCGAACTCGACAAGCTGCCAATCTGAATATCAAGTTCAAGGTCAAACTCTAGCTCTAATTCGAGCTCGTGCGCTCGAGCTCGAGCGAGAGCAAGAGCGTGAGCGAGAGCTTGTGCTCGTGCTCGAGCGCAAGCTCGAGCTCGTGCAGCTTGAGCTGGAGCTGGCAATCGAGCTCGTGCAGCTCGACCACGAGCGCGAGCgccagctcgagctcgagctcgagctcgaactcgagctcgagctccaGCTTGTGCTCGAGCTCCAGCTCGAGCGCCAGCGCGAGCTCATGCTCAAGCTCGAGTGCCAGCACCAGCTTGTGCTCAAGCTCAAGCTCGAGCGCCAACGCGAGCTCGTGTTGCTCGAGCGCCGGCTCGAGCTCGTGCTGCTCGAGCGCCGGTGCCAGCtcaagctcgagttcgagctcgttCGCCAACGCGAGCTCGTGCTCGAGCTCGAGCACAAGCGCGAGcgcgagctcgagctcgagttcgagagCGAGCGCAAGctagctcgagttcgagctagCTCAAGCGCTTAA
- the LOC113751463 gene encoding putative late blight resistance protein homolog R1A-3, producing MTSIASLPELEVLKLKNYAFQGPKWEPTEGGFRVLKHLLVEKTDLVSWEATSNHFPCLEHLVLKSCKYLKEVPYGITEISTLKRIELHNCSESAKISATSIEVESLDVVIKSDRFQHSA from the exons ATGACCTCCATTGCCTCGTTACCCGAACTGGAGGTgctcaaactgaaaaattatGCTTTCCAAGGGCCAAAGTGGGAACCAACTGAAGGGGGCTTTCGTGTTTTGAAGCACTTGCTGGTTGAGAAGACTGATCTAGTGTCATGGGAGGCCACAAGCAATCACTTTCCATGTCTTGAGCATCTAGTTCTCAAGTCTTGCAAGTACCTGAAAGAGGTTCCCTACGGTATTACAGAAATTTCTACCCTGAAGCGGATAGAGTTGCACAACTGTAGTGAATCTGCAAAAATTTCTGCTACAAGTATTGAAGTTGAAAGCCTTGATGTTGTCATCAAAAGCGATAG ATTTCAGCACTCAGCATAA